The Sylvia atricapilla isolate bSylAtr1 chromosome 5, bSylAtr1.pri, whole genome shotgun sequence genome includes a window with the following:
- the HELB gene encoding DNA helicase B: protein MAESGERRGAPLELWGHLRPLLRPAASDEEESDDDFEEELLLVEDTLLQAAGKELSAALPPRRCVIIQECGTKKEYEVVGRFPLVDPWWKVNVKVKKMGSKYFVQGSPSYFLQTDVEENNRQVFSLFLKQCNVPEGWREEFFAWLPMESVLSFSSLKEKLKQFQVSHLQPSKIRRDTKDGNIFYYVSKSFAGKAVLAALAFPRILEFLPVLLPRHFCCLLDKMCWQRKADVDGEEVADETLTKLDEMLKDEPWKLGFSRIMYKELKLPYCEATWAAFCQCEDLLKIPDLQKNALILYDQLKTHCRQMGHTYEDQDELARFVSKHMSIEHVWQALEFLKDQNVVIREKKLVFLPYLYKSEKDIAMYVGDLLSNHTWKLDVDVNKIFSVSEAPRETVDNKMNITQTHEMEENNPDNHDGENHFPGKEVGSMSGIQSKAEVDKDQVIAVKKICSNPVTIISGKGGCGKSTIVSCLFRYLKQMEKEVEAASKDFEEDLDASEEWNTFDHLWESENMYAKKILNVLFTAPTGRATSLLREKTQLPAYTLHQIIYSFKSWRQSEQAQPWKFSGVTVLIVDEGSLVSVHILSLVLKLLCEHAQLAKLIILGDTRQLPSIDPGNMLADIFEGLKPRGFSVELRTNHRAESQLIVDNASRISHRQFPEFDEVLKVSAWNEEMTMPIPEKKFIFIALPAGGNCENLQTAIKILLKKGPGLEDAKQSQFIAFRRQDCNLINELCCQHYSNHLTRDHRNRLLFQIGDKIASTRNVYLKDLLAVSGVREGPKDQECRNGETTLPAQADEEGRRLCNGDIFFIRGDAEIDKQRLLTISSTYGSTFTVNYKALRKLCHIRHAWARTIHTFQGSEERTVVYVVGNAGRQHWQHVYTAVTRGRCRVYVVAEDQHLRRAVKNKEITRKTRLQRFLREAIAETNNCPKQTASPLVKCWQSQELETQSVPVTQGASDPPELQSHLMIQEGSSVLNKEQMNGLQQSPCKRQIPASQDATEIPPTIVEESPLGSSRLKNLTLGQQTPRKLFKS from the exons ATGGCGGAGTCCGGCGAGCGGCGGGGCGCgcccctggagctgtgggggcaCCTGCGGCCGCTGCTCAGGCCGGCGGCGAGCGACGAGGAGGAGAGCGATGACGACTTcgaggaggagctgctcttggTGGAGGACACGCTCCTGCAGGCCGCCGGGAAGGAGCTGtcggccgcgctgccgccgcgcCGCTGCG TTATTATACAGGAGTGCGGCACCAAAAAGGAGTATGAAGTAGTTGGACGTTTTCCATTAGTTGACCCTTGGTGGAAAGTTAAtgttaaagttaaaaaaatggGGTCGAAGTACTTCGTGCAAGGATCTCCATCGTATTTTCTGCAGACTGATGTAGAAGAAAACAACCGACAAGTATTTTCACTCTTTCTTAAGCAATGTAATGTTCCTGAAGGTTGGAGAGAAGAGTTTTTTGCTTGGCTTCCTATGGAGTCTGTGCTGAGTTTTAGCAGTcttaaagaaaaactaaaacagTTCCAAGTTTCACACCTACAGCCAAGTAAGATCCGAAGAGATACCAAGGATGGCAACATCTTCTATTATGTTTCAAAATCAT TTGCAGGGAAGGCGGTTTTGGCAGCTCTGGCTTTTCCCAGGATACTGGAGTTCTTGCCGGTTCTTCTGCCACGCCACTTCTGCTGTCTGTTGGATAAGATGTGTTGGCAAAGAAAGGCTGATGTGGATGGTGAGGAGGTAGCTGATGAGACGTTAACAAAATTGGATGAGATGCTAAAGGATGAGCCATGGAAACTAGGATTCAGCAGG ATTATGTACAAGGAGTTGAAGCTTCCTTACTGTGAGGCAACGTGGGCCGCCTTCTGTCAGTGTGAAGATCTCTTGAAGATTCCTGATTTGCAGAAGAATGCATTAATTTTGTATGATCAGCTCAAGACACACTGTAGACAAATGGGACACACATATGAAGATCAAGATGAATTAGCTCGTTTTGTATCCAAACATATGTCCATTGAGCATGTTTGGCAAGCTCTTGAATTTTTGAAAGATCAGAATGTAGTGATTAGGGAGAAAAAGCTGGTGTTTCTGCCTTATCTTTACAAATCTGAAAAAGATATTGCAATGTATGTAGGTGACCTTCTGTCAAACCACACATGGAAACTGGATGTGGATGTGAACAAGATATTTAGTGTTTCTGAGGCACCAAGAGAAACAGTAGATAACAAAATGAATATTACCCAGACAcatgaaatggaggaaaataatCCAGACAATCATGATGGTGAAAATCACTTTCCTGGAAAGGAGGTGGGCTCTATGTCTGGTATCCAAAGTAAAGCAGAGGTAGATAAAGATCAGGTGattgctgtaaaaaaaatttgttcTAATCCTGTCACAATTATAAGTGGAAAAGGAGGCTGTGGGAAGAGTACAATAGTTAGCTGCCTTTTCCGTTATTTGAAGCAGATGGAAAAGGAAGTGGAAGCTGCTTCTAAGGACTTTGAAGAAGACTTGGATGCATCTGAGGAATGGAATACGTTTGATCACCTCTGGGAATCAGAGAATAtgtatgcaaaaaaaattttgaatgtACTATTCACTGCACCTACAGGGAGGGCAACAAgtcttttgagagaaaaaacacagcttCCTGCATATACATTGCATCAG ATTATCTATAGTTTTAAATCGTGGAGGCAGAGTGAGCAAGCACAGCCGTGGAAGTTTTCTGGAGTTACGGTTCTCATTGTGGATGAAGGAAGTTTGGTGTCTGTACACATTCTTAGTTTAGTTTTAAAACTCTTGTGTGAGCATGCTCAGCTTGCTAAACTTATTATTCTAG GTGATACTAGACAGCTACCAAGCATAGACCCAGGGAACATGTTAGCTGATATCTTTGAGGGTCTAAAACCAAGAGGCTTTTCTGTGGAACTGCGAACTAACCACAGAGCTGAATCGCAGCTAATTGTAGATAATGCATCAAG AATCTCTCACCGGCAGTTTCCTGAATTTGATGAGGTGCTGAAAGTTTCTGCTTGGAATGAGGAAATGACAATGCCAATCCCggagaagaaatttatttttattgctttgccTGCTGGCGGGAATTGTGAGA atttacaAACTGCAATAAAGATTTTACTTAAAAAAGGGCCAGGATTGGAGGATGCCAAACAATCACAATTCATTGCTTTCAGAAG GCAAGATTGTAATCTGATAAATGAACTTTGTTGCCAACACTATTCAAATCATTTAACCAG AGACCATAGGAACAGACTTCTGTTTCAAATTGGGGACAAGATTGCCAGCACGCGCAATGTGTATCTCAAGGATCTCTTGGCAGTCTCTGGTGTCAGAGAGGGTCCTAAGGATCAGGAATGCAGAAATGGAGAAACCACACTCCCTGCACAGGCTGATGAGGAGGGCAGACGACTCTGCAATGGAGATATATTTTTCATAAGAGGG GATGCAGAAATTGATAAGCAGCGCCTTCTGACCATCAGCAGCACGTATGGTTCCACGTTCACTGTGAACTACAAGGCACTGAGGAAGCTGTGTCACATTAGGCATGCCTGGGCCAGAACTATTCACACATTCCAG GGCTCCGAGGAAAGGACCGTGGTGTACGTGGTTGGCAATGCGGGCcggcagcactggcagcacgTGTACACAGCTGTCACCAGGGGACGCTGCCGGGTCTACGTCGTGGCTGAGGACCAGCACCTCAGGAGAGCCGTGAAGAACAAGGAGATAACCAGAAAAACGCGTCTGCAGAGATTTTTGAGAGAGGCAATTGCAGAAACAAACAACTGTCCCAAACAAACGGCCTCTCCCCTGGTGAAGTGCTGGCAAAGTCAAGAGCTCGAGACTCAGTCTGTTCCTGTCACTCAAGGTGCTTCTGACCCACCTGAGCTTCAGAGTCACCTCATGATACAGGAAGGGTCATCAGTGCTCAATAAAGAGCAGATGAACGGTTTGCAGCAAAGTCCATGTAAAAGACAAATTCCTGCATCTCAGGATGCTACAGAAATACCTCCT aCAATAGTAGAAGAATCCCCACTTGGATCTTCCAGACTTAAGAATCTAACACTGGGACAGCAAACTCCTAGGAAGCTTTTCAAAAGCTAA